A region of the Nymphalis io chromosome 6, ilAglIoxx1.1, whole genome shotgun sequence genome:
GGCAATCGGCGTTATTGAGCTGTACAAGGAATTTCATTGGTGATACCAATATGTAATAGGAGCCGTCCTTTTAAAGTCGACGACAGGTTGTGTTAAATAATGTCTCAATTCGTCTTGTAAACCTCCTCCTTCAGTTTCTGCTTGAAATAATTGTATCGGTCCGATTCGGGAGGTTAATGAATCGATTCATTGAATCGATGTAGGGTTAGatctgaaaaattatattactctaAATAATCGATTTTTCGATAAATCGACTTCAAATCGACATGCCAACCGCGATCGTTccattttagtgttaatattcaagGGTggctcttaccaggcggtgatcacttccagtgtttactcTGTTGATCACGGAGGCATTCCTAAATATATGGCGCTTATTggaatgaagtcgatctcattcatcgttATGTTAtgggggcttcgccaggtccacttccttttggcgctccggccatcgagggtgtggccaggggcagggggtgcgtgctggccgtcgtcggcggtgtgacggtcgtcgccgtctacgcctcgcccagtcggagtctcgccgagtttgagcagatgctggcagaggtcgggactctgatcgggcaagcggcgcccgcaccggtgttggtcgcgggggacttcaacgccaaatcaacggcttggggttctcctgtggccgatgcccggggagaggtgctcgaggagtgggcggtctcgttggggctggcggtcctcaacagtgggtcggagagcacgtgcgtgcggcggcagggcgaatcgatcgtggacattacgttcgcgtccaacgccctggcccgccgtgctcaaaactggagggtcgagactggcgtggagacactgtcggatcaccgatatattcggttcgatgtctctgcgtcggctcgttgggatgttcggcccactgttgtcggaggaacggaaggtcgtccgcgttggtgcctgggccgcctcgacggacagttggcgaaggaggcggccatcgtcgaagcttggggggccggttccgacccggtcctccggatcgaccaggaggccgaccggatcgacggcgccctgtcccgagtgtgcgacgcggcgatgccgagggctaagccgcacccgcaacgtcggcgggtgtactggtggcgtccggagctccgtcggctgcgcaaggcgtgcgtggcggcacggcgccgttacgttcggtgtaggagacgaagggttcgtgatgacgacgcggagggggttttctacaccggatataggaccgcctgccaggccctacagaaggccatagcacaggccaaagaggcggcgtgggaggaatggctggagacgctcaacggcgatccgtgggggcgtccgtatcgggtcgtgagacaaaagctccgaccctgggctcctccgctgaccagcagtctccagccgcagctcttggcgagggttgtggacacgctcttccccgagcggggagagttcgtgccaccggccatggtgccgcccgcgagcaggccccaagaggaggacgacgggtcaccggtgactccgatcaccgaggcggaattgcaggcggctgtcatcagactagggtcgaaaaagacagcccctgggcccgacggaatccccggtcgagccctgaagatcgcgtcggaggaactcggcgagagcatgcggcgcctcttcaccgcatgcctgtctcagggtaggttcccgcgacggtggaaaacgggcacgctcgttctgatccgcaaggacgggcgtccgtccgatcagccgtcagcctaccgcccgatcgtgttgctcgacgaggtgagcaagctcttcgagcgggtgctcgctgcccgtctcgtcagcagtatggagccgggactcgacgagcggcaatacgggttccgtcccggccgctcgacgctcgacgcgatcgccagggtgaggggcctggccgaggaggaggtgtctcggggcggggtggtgttggcagtgtcgctggatatttccaatgccttcaacaccctgccctgggaaacggtgatggaggccctgcggctccacggtgtgccgggctacctgcggcgtaccgtggccgattacttctcgggcagggcggtggccttcccgactgcggacggatgggccgtcaggtcgttgtcgtgcggtgttccgcaggggtcggtactaggaccgctcctgtggtgcatcggctacgactgggtgctgcgcggggccacgttgcggggggtcagcgtcacgtgctacgctgacgacaccctcgtgtcggcccgcggcagttcataccgggaggcggcctatcgcgccacggctggggtggcgcacgtagtccaccgaatccgcgcgttgggcctcgaggtggccctacacaaatccgaggccctcgtctttcacgggcctcggaacgcgccacctccgggggcggcgataacggtgggcggaacttccatcgccgtcgggtcgacgatgaagtacctgggactcgtgctcgacggcaggtggaagttcgaagagcacttccggcgcttggccccaaagttggtggctgcagccggggcgctagggaggatcctcccgaacgtgggtgggccaggaggtgcctgcaggcgcttgtacaccggcgtcgtgcgctcgatggcgctctacggggcgccgatatgggcggacgctctgagcgcccgtaacgtcgcctcgctgcgacgtccgcagcgagcgatggcgctcagagcggctcgggcgtaccgcacggtgtcgtacaccgcggcgtgcctgctcgccggaagcccgccatgggacctcgaggccgaggctaactcgagggtctattggcggatcaaggcggcagtgagagcggaggagaaccggccccacccacgtgaggttcggacgtggcgagaggaggcccgcgagagggtattcgccgagtggtcggagagactgggtgtcccgggtgctagccgggacctcgttgcggccattcggccggtgctgaggaagtgggtcgagcgcaagcacggcccacccacgtatcacctcacacagcttttgaccggccacggttgtttcggccggtacctgtgtgaggtggtcggtagggagccgacggtggagtgccaccattgtggcggaggagccgtggatacggcggaacacacgcgcgtagagtgcccggcttgggcggagcctcgcgcggtcctatccacggctgtaggtggggacctgtcgcttccggccgtcgtcgagaagatggccggaagcgggGAGATCTGGGCGGCGGTGTCgcggttcagcgcatgtgtcatgtcgcgaaaggaggaggcagagcgggagcgggaggacgacgtggactcgctcccgcaacgaagaaggagacctcttcgacggcggcgtgccttcgcaggccggacgctgccgcagagttaaggtgtggttggcggcggagccagtctgttgatccgccgcggggcttcaggCCCTggcgcccagcctccagtggcggactcgggggagtccgtcgcgtgacaggacggaggcacagagaggagggaggcgcgccccaacatcctggcgcgctctcgagatgggtcgccttatggcgacgaccgctggcggggttgcggttgtaagtcacaacgttcccgtgaccccgccgccttgcggagaggcggaaatccggggaggttttagtgggtaggacggtggccctctgccccgtgagtcccacatacccgtcccggtccccccggaccgggcggcaggcgtaaaaaaaaaaaaaaaaaaaaggtccacttcctttggggtttttttctggaaaaatgagtTCATCAGAAATAATTCCTATGTTtagaggaagtttaccagcattagCCCCCGATGATTCCTGCGCCCACAGTCAAATTTTCCTTCCCTCGATTCCATTCATCCATATCATCTTTTTgacattgaagtcacccataacaattgtgtagaaggtactggtacgagacatagctttcactatgtctttgTACATGGCTTCAACCTCTTCGTCTGTATGTAGAAGTTGGGgtatacacttgtataaccttcaaggcatacctctcggatatctttaagacaaggtatgccaccctcgccaACAAACTGCCAACCTCCACAACATTGCTTCTGAGTGACTTGCGGATCAAAAAGCCGACACCACCTTAGGATAGTTGGTGTCCTTTTCGGAAGTAGAGCAAGTAACCGACATCTAGTGTCCACGTGTCCTCGCACTGTCTTCGGTTTCCGATAGCCCTAATATATCCCAGTTCAtgcgacttaactctacttccaattccgTCAGATGGTTGTCTAGCCGCAGAGAGCATTCATTTGACAGATTttggtcgccagagcctcgttcagATGAGGTTGACGATAACGGGAGCCTAAGGTTGTTGTCGACTCCCTTTAATCccttttgttgttatattatcataatttggaagtctattttttgttaaataattatctcTTTTTATGCACACTAACTGCTCCGCAAAGTTTTAACGGCATTAAACGTTATTTCTCTACCCCTATGGGTATAGTCATACTAGGAGTATGACTTTAAATAGActataaacttaatatatacctaaccctatttataaaatgtagatATTACCAATATATACGttagaatataaacaaaacagtcTGGTACGTTTAAATTGATATACatcaagaatataatatacatcatCATCAGTTCAGCCTATTTCCACGAACAAAATAGTCTCCAATAAATTTTAGAGAAATGAGTCATCAAAAAAGTTGACACTTTATGTAATTGATAAAAGCAACGTCAATATTCACGAACGGCAGTGTTACGAAATTTCTCATGCACTAAATTAATGTAGGTAACATGAACGTATGTTTATTGCTTTTCATTATACTATCCTACTCGTCTATTCAGGATACTATGCTCGCTTAGTAAGatgaattaattgttaatagttTTGTTGTAATATTGAGAGttctataataatgattaaaaacatttttagttcgCATCAAAAGTCATTACTCTAAAAAACCCTTACGATAAAGTTTTGGATTTGACACAGTTTAACACAGCAAACGACGTGGAAAAAGTACCTGGCGCTTTTACAGCTGGCCTGCCTGACGTTACTGTCTGTCCTTGAAAATGCTGATGGATACAAACACAAATATGGTGGCGCTAGTTCGCTATCATCATGCTAGTCGAAATTTTGGCACTACGCACTCGATTAATGGATGCgcttaacaaaatttaatcaacCGATATCGGACTACTCGGATAGCCTTTTAtccactatttatttattattatatatttcctgGTCTCAAAAACCGTATCgccatttacaataaatatcattaaccTTATAATAGCAATATAGCGCTTATTAAATAATGCATTCTAATATCAAACATTGAATCCGATCACGTATTAGCTGTCTGGAACttatgtgttattttaattaaatatcgatGTATAATGGTAATTTCATAAATTTGTTACAGGTAATATTGTGAAGGTACAATCGACGTTGTCTTCTCGATTGACGTAAACGGAAGCCTATCCATAATAACGTATTCTAATTTAGTCAGACCTATTTACTCGATGCAACTAAACATGATATTTGAGAGTGAATGGAGCGCCAGAAAAGTAACACCTACTTGCCAACGTGTATATGCtcgaacatatttatttatagcgaGTTAATGTTGTATTACGGTACACAATTTCAGAATTTCAAAGAATGCATATTTATAGAAagtgaaaaaattatatttccaaGAATACCTGCgatagaaattaatatataaattgaacattatattatattacgccCCGTTTgtgtataaaatcaataatttgcTTTACACTTATTGTGCTTATACATAAGAAAATAGTTTCAATCATTGCATCACCGAGCTAAATGCAGAAGGCAAACATGTATAATGTTACTAATATGTACTGTTTCGATATAATTTTTGACATGAAATGGTATATCTGACTTTAATGTTAAAtgcatgaaatttaatttatacactaTTTCGACGGTCAGATTGAATCATGTATTTATCACGTAAAGTAGATGTTATTTGATCGTTAATTGAAATGCCATCGCATTCCCTGCATAATTGACTTGTGACGAGCAACTACGATCTATAATACTATCGAGCTTATTACCATCAAAGTTAATTAAGAGATAGCTACCAAATTCTAATCAAAATGCACgacaaaatgtttataatttataggtaaataataaaacgactgattcacttttcaaaatattcagagtaataagaaaaagaaaaaaaatcattgtttgTACACCATAGTttcagaatattatataaatacatatattatcatcatggctcataattattattacgagACAAGATAGATAGATAGGTAAGAAGAATCTTAACTTAATGTTGCGGGTTCGGGCCCGTGTAAGCATCGCTGAATATTAATCtgcttaacttgtgtttataattcatctcgagttCGGCTGCTGTATGTCAGTTGAGAATCTGCTACATTTATATCCaacaaaccgcattggagcagcgtggtggaagcgACTTTCTCGTAAAAAGAAGATggcgccttagcccagcagtgtgacattagccagctgttactttactatacaTATGTCTGAATTTTATGAGACTATCAATTAAAGAGAAGTTTAGCATATATAAGTCATGAGTCATAATTAAatccatttaattttataggtaAATAGTCTTTTTTCGGTTTATAAAGAAATGATCAAGGCAattgaaacatttatttcttaatcaAGAAGTTACAAAGGGCGTGCGAAACAAATCACAGGAATGAGTTTGCGGCTTTGAGTCACCAAAGGCCATTTAGTACCGATTTAGACGATCCAAATATTTTCACGGACGACGCACTTGATTCACAGTTTCTTACTGTAGAAaggagtaaaataaaattgattacgcTAAAATATTGGACTAAACAATTTCAAATGGTTAAAATGTGACATAAGGGAATTCTTTTATaacctataatttaaattataacaagctACCATAATATACTGTTATTGCAGAGATTCCAATGATTTGTTTATCTGTTCATGTTTTCGTCAAAGTGATAACACAGTTATCACGTGAACTGACACTTGCAAACTGCTGTCACTTAGACTATAATTGCAACGAAGTATCTAGCTATCTgtgtcataaaattatatatggtaGGTAGTAAATTATATAGGTGTATAGAATTTGATTATTacgattttaatacatttacccTGAATACATGAAACATGTATATTGTATGAGCAAAAGGACtatgtctgtaattacaaattatttatcattttataattctaaGCATGAATATTGttgcatataaattttattagaaaacatatattaattagttattttattaatgttaacgattattatttattgtctttaGAAAATTATATCTCACTGTCAAATTAGGATTATTTACACAGTAAATGtagatgtataatatataacttacccAATTTTTCTTGAAGAAATGtggtaattaatttcttatagtcaataatattaataaaacatccaTGCAAAAACACACACGAAAACAATTAAagctaaataataatgtattagtgTCACTGTTTTCGTAAAAGTCTTAATAGAAACTTGCCAACTGTTAACACTAAAATAACCACTGCACAAAAGACTACAACATGCGCAGATGCTTTTTCGGAATCCGACTCACCGGTACAACCCTTTTCGTCGTCCTTATCATTTACAGTAAACCTCACAAATTCCTGCATATGGTTAGGCAATTTTCGAACGTCCTTTTCTTCACCCGATTcaatcactttaattttatgttctATTATTTTTGGTTCCCTGTACACATTAAATCCTTTATCTCGCTCCTCATCAGTTTTAGGATCTTCAATACCTAATTTACACCATCTTTCTTTGGCTTTCGATATAAATTCCTCTTCTATACGATTGTTCATCGAATTAAAAGTTTCCAATGCTGGCATACTTTTTGATGTTGCGTAGCTGTGAATAGGTGTTTGAGTGATCTTGATAACTTTTTGCTGTTTTCTTTGCTCTCTTTCAGCCATTTGGTTAACATATTCAGAATACATTTTTTCTCTAAGTAATTCTTCTTCACTACTGCTAAATAATGAGGATATTTTTCTTCTCTCTGGACAAGTAGGAGTTTGATGCATAgacacatatttttttgaataagtattattttttgtttcaaatttttgATCATAACAGCTTTCTTTATCTAAAAACATGGGGGCTCTAggacctttatttatttttttatatttttcctgtTCTAAGCGACGTATCTCTGCATCTACTTCTTTTTCTTTTTGGCAAATATATTCCATTTGTTGATCGCATAAGTCTTTAGGCAAAGATGGTCTACGAGGCCTGATGTTTTCGTTTTTTTGGTCTCTTAAATCCGTACAATACCTATGCATATTTTGAATTGATGTTATATCACTTTCAATTTCTTTGCTCAAATTTCCAGtggaataatgaaaatattttttgttgttatgcAAAGTATGAAATGAATTTTCTCTAATTCCAGAATCACTCTCATAACAATAGGAAGACATATTATTAGACCTACGTGATGCTCCACATTTTGTACTAATATCAGATAAAATTGGAGGATAATGTTTATTTGTCGTCGGAATTTCTGTCGTATCAATTTCTTCTAACAGCCTTTTTGAATATGATTCGGTGTTCTCTTTGACTTTtggagtttttaaattaatatttggtaCGGGCGATGAATTTAATTTTGGCGAATTAGATGTATCACGAAGTAAAGCTAACAATCTACTTCCAGTTTGTGATTTCATAGGCATCTTTTCTATAGTATTTCTACTAATTAACTCGTTATGAATATCTTTGTCTTTGTCATCAGCTCTGCTGAAGTACACTTCAACTTTTGGAGCTATCTCATCTTTTTCGATAACTGTATTAGTCTTTTCCATCAACATTTTTTGAGATGGTGATAAACATTCATATactaattcatttcgtgctggCAAAGGAGGTTTATTTTGTTCTTCTGTAGATATTTTCAGCGATGATTTTCTTGGTTTTATTGGAGGAGGCAATTGATTATTTTCCTTACGGGAAGAAGTCGTGTTTGGGATATTCTCCTTAGATTGTGAAGCAAGAACGGTATTTTGCAAACGTTGAGATACATAAGCTAATTCTTCTAATATCTTATCCCCAAATGGTaaagaagtaatttttttaagacatATATCTCTCAATGTCGTGGGACTGACGTTTTTGTTATTAACATTGTTATCTAATAATGGTAGTTTTTTGGTGATACAATGTAGCACATCTTTTACATGACTAACATtagtattattttctatattttctttgtttatattatcacATTCctcgtcatttattaaattggaTACATCATTTAAAGAAGAATGTGTGGGATTATATTTAGCGGTACATTGGGAGGAATCTATACTGCTAGAAGAATCTTGACGTTTAAATGTGTCTTTTGAGCATTCATTACTATTTTCAGAATCAGAAACAACttcttttattaagttatttatagcATCATTAAGTTCACACTTAAGAACTTTTATTTCAAGATCGTATTCATCTATATCATTgggagattttttatttatttttgctttttccTCGTGTATTCGTTCCAGATCACATTTTTCTGGTGATATATGAATTTTTTCGTCATCTAAAGCTTtgacaaataaatttgttttgagaTTATCTGtacttaaaataactatttcatgAGAATTTTCATTTGAATGTGGTTCATTGtatgaaaaatctttttttatatcatcagaatttttgttattaattaactgcatattaattttatcatctttgtttatttctttttccGGTGGTTCGTTagcattgttattatatttttttactaaaaatgaaTTTGAAAGCATTGTTTCTGCATCGGAAACCTCAATAGTTGGAGTTATTATGCGCACAGATGTATCAGTTTCTTCACCTCTACTAGAATCATCATTCGCATCATATATAGAACTAGTACTACTAGAAGAGTCagttaaataaactaattcCGCTCCAGTCAATTTTTCAACAGTCTTTACGGTCCAATCGCCTCGTGCCTCAGATATTTCAGGCTCCTTAAGTTTTGCATCTACTCGTATACATTTTTGTGGTATTAAATGTCTAGAAGATGTTTTGCTTATAAAATCCACATTTTCATTTCTAAGATCTTctccttttttatattcaaacacTTCATCTTCTAGTTCCTCATTATCACTTTTTTTATCACTTATATATGACTGACGCTGTGATGTTTTAGAAGAACCACTACTTCCCTCTTCATCAATTACAGCTAAAGACCTAGATGTTCCTGCACGAGGATATATAAAATCTTCAGCAAATCCTTTTCTTCGTAGTCTGTATTTTACCTCGCGATTAATAAGTTGTTCTATTTCTGTTTTAATATCTCCTACGTTTAAACTTGTAGAATTCGTGGATAAATTCAGTGTTTGTAAGTAATTTCGTAAAGATGATTCTTCTTCTGGGCTGAGTGTTTTAGTGTGCTCACATTGGGCAATATTAAGTGGTATTGTCATACTTGATAGCACACCTTCGATTAATTCAGTTTGGGGTAATTTAAAATCATCAACATTTTCCCATTCGATACTTGATTCATCATGTGTAACTATTGCATTACTATTATCTATAACAAGAgtgtgtattttattatcacTTTGAATATTTGCGTCTTCTGTAATTTCAACTATCGTAGGGCTATCATCATTATCACAACTCTTACTTTTCATTCCATTATCTAATTTTggctttattttaatagatttatcaGGGGTTTCAACGATATACGTCGGTAATATAAGAGAGTCGTCATCATTATTTTGCTTTCTTTGTGTTTTATCACATTTTTGTATTTCATCTAAAGTACTTATTTTAGACTTGATATCCAAAGGTAAGTTCTCACATGGTAAGGTTTTTAGTTTATCGCAatcttgtttaaatatttcggttttattttcatttatatcttCCGTCGTAATATCTGAGCTAGATTCTAAAAcagtttctttattttcttctgtactatttttattgacatcacttcgattacttttattattcttcc
Encoded here:
- the LOC126768858 gene encoding uncharacterized protein LOC126768858 isoform X4, whose translation is MPERPKRRKNNKNKRKNNKSNRSDVNKNSTEENKETVLESSSDITTEDINENKTEIFKQDCDKLKTLPCENLPLDIKSKISTLDEIQKCDKTQRKQNNDDDSLILPTYIVETPDKSIKIKPKLDNGMKSKSCDNDDSPTIVEITEDANIQSDNKIHTLVIDNSNAIVTHDESSIEWENVDDFKLPQTELIEGVLSSMTIPLNIAQCEHTKTLSPEEESSLRNYLQTLNLSTNSTSLNVGDIKTEIEQLINREVKYRLRRKGFAEDFIYPRAGTSRSLAVIDEEGSSGSSKTSQRQSYISDKKSDNEELEDEVFEYKKGEDLRNENVDFISKTSSRHLIPQKCIRVDAKLKEPEISEARGDWTVKTVEKLTGAELVYLTDSSSSTSSIYDANDDSSRGEETDTSVRIITPTIEVSDAETMLSNSFLVKKYNNNANEPPEKEINKDDKINMQLINNKNSDDIKKDFSYNEPHSNENSHEIVILSTDNLKTNLFVKALDDEKIHISPEKCDLERIHEEKAKINKKSPNDIDEYDLEIKVLKCELNDAINNLIKEVVSDSENSNECSKDTFKRQDSSSSIDSSQCTAKYNPTHSSLNDVSNLINDEECDNINKENIENNTNVSHVKDVLHCITKKLPLLDNNVNNKNVSPTTLRDICLKKITSLPFGDKILEELAYVSQRLQNTVLASQSKENIPNTTSSRKENNQLPPPIKPRKSSLKISTEEQNKPPLPARNELVYECLSPSQKMLMEKTNTVIEKDEIAPKVEVYFSRADDKDKDIHNELISRNTIEKMPMKSQTGSRLLALLRDTSNSPKLNSSPVPNINLKTPKVKENTESYSKRLLEEIDTTEIPTTNKHYPPILSDISTKCGASRRSNNMSSYCYESDSGIRENSFHTLHNNKKYFHYSTGNLSKEIESDITSIQNMHRYCTDLRDQKNENIRPRRPSLPKDLCDQQMEYICQKEKEVDAEIRRLEQEKYKKINKGPRAPMFLDKESCYDQKFETKNNTYSKKYVSMHQTPTCPERRKISSLFSSSEEELLREKMYSEYVNQMAEREQRKQQKVIKITQTPIHSYATSKSMPALETFNSMNNRIEEEFISKAKERWCKLGIEDPKTDEERDKGFNVYREPKIIEHKIKVIESGEEKDVRKLPNHMQEFVRFTVNDKDDEKGCTAIWRPGAPAGGVTPNAESPNAPPPPPPPVWSPSSNTTSPQTPRKTFRPVHFEDTPPPRRKFGSSDQNGCTSGSESEGRLRTSLSAPATGLNTLGSSSTSRLPRAQNPTVTLLQKAREGQISRGLSNYQQEKDPRLPRDRPSPPKGDPVHALRKEYASEAEGDRGDYERSQKMTDVKKKIEGIGPTTKDGMPVALRSEVKDPSRWYKKMYDTIHKNKYDEDCVTIRYKNRRGELQRPNSNRSQYAYFDPRSGYLSEPEGGLSRLASSTWSDAYDSDVTSGPRRRTASVQEDRRFDDVSSYVANNKYSTLASGRARQEVYKSQPGRIENYVPGKSSVIDKEAKQWWDEVMDIFDGQNESSTLSQSQASPKEKKDLTSAILSKSNMARALKESGYESDSTLIFRRREDTEAPLSPAERRAAYKDLQAGGEPPLRGFRSPAPPRQETDSAPEPPRRASHGSYSDSESPSRRYVESDVNIHYRCPVRHDPLPLVPERELARQQAEHMKRLYREQKRNKYLQENDIRAADIEAFDASIKELQDMQNRRHQDNFMPSQKTVVPLNRYDEAEKIIARALYTFNGQTARELSFRKGDVINVRKQIDSNWYEGEVHGKIGLFPYNYVELLKGDGVQTLKKSAVVEGRARAKFDFIAQTNLELPLKKGEVVVLTRRIDHNWWEGRNGSKTGIFPDSYVTILQEPTQGKPEPYPTLNTGKPVASPAAHGLLNGTDKRSMGAHRYTPQPNSPALANAPPATQPLAGYITKSSQSLSASDRGYGPPTGAGVDLNNTEPLYVDTNAEAIPYRAMYKYRPQNPDELELNEGDTVYVLEKCDDGWYVGSSQRTGRFGTFPGNYVERI
- the LOC126768858 gene encoding uncharacterized protein LOC126768858 isoform X3, which produces MPERPKRRKNNKNKRKNNKSNRSDVNKNSTEENKETVLESSSDITTEDINENKTEIFKQDCDKLKTLPCENLPLDIKSKISTLDEIQKCDKTQRKQNNDDDSLILPTYIVETPDKSIKIKPKLDNGMKSKSCDNDDSPTIVEITEDANIQSDNKIHTLVIDNSNAIVTHDESSIEWENVDDFKLPQTELIEGVLSSMTIPLNIAQCEHTKTLSPEEESSLRNYLQTLNLSTNSTSLNVGDIKTEIEQLINREVKYRLRRKGFAEDFIYPRAGTSRSLAVIDEEGSSGSSKTSQRQSYISDKKSDNEELEDEVFEYKKGEDLRNENVDFISKTSSRHLIPQKCIRVDAKLKEPEISEARGDWTVKTVEKLTGAELVYLTDSSSSTSSIYDANDDSSRGEETDTSVRIITPTIEVSDAETMLSNSFLVKKYNNNANEPPEKEINKDDKINMQLINNKNSDDIKKDFSYNEPHSNENSHEIVILSTDNLKTNLFVKALDDEKIHISPEKCDLERIHEEKAKINKKSPNDIDEYDLEIKVLKCELNDAINNLIKEVVSDSENSNECSKDTFKRQDSSSSIDSSQCTAKYNPTHSSLNDVSNLINDEECDNINKENIENNTNVSHVKDVLHCITKKLPLLDNNVNNKNVSPTTLRDICLKKITSLPFGDKILEELAYVSQRLQNTVLASQSKENIPNTTSSRKENNQLPPPIKPRKSSLKISTEEQNKPPLPARNELVYECLSPSQKMLMEKTNTVIEKDEIAPKVEVYFSRADDKDKDIHNELISRNTIEKMPMKSQTGSRLLALLRDTSNSPKLNSSPVPNINLKTPKVKENTESYSKRLLEEIDTTEIPTTNKHYPPILSDISTKCGASRRSNNMSSYCYESDSGIRENSFHTLHNNKKYFHYSTGNLSKEIESDITSIQNMHRYCTDLRDQKNENIRPRRPSLPKDLCDQQMEYICQKEKEVDAEIRRLEQEKYKKINKGPRAPMFLDKESCYDQKFETKNNTYSKKYVSMHQTPTCPERRKISSLFSSSEEELLREKMYSEYVNQMAEREQRKQQKVIKITQTPIHSYATSKSMPALETFNSMNNRIEEEFISKAKERWCKLGIEDPKTDEERDKGFNVYREPKIIEHKIKVIESGEEKDVRKLPNHMQEFVRFTVNDKDDEKGCTETVMIAPTFKARSSSPAIWRPGAPAGGVTPNAESPNAPPPPPPPVWSPSSNTTSPQTPRKTFRPVHFEDTPPPRRKFGSSDQNGCTSGSESEGRLRTSLSAPATGLNTLGSSSTSRLPRAQNPTVTLLQKAREGQISRGLSNYQQEKDPRLPRDRPSPPKGDPVHALRKEYASEAEGDRGDYERSQKMTDVKKKIEGIGPTTKDGMPVALRSEVKDPSRWYKKMYDTIHKNKYDGELQRPNSNRSQYAYFDPRSGYLSEPEGGLSRLASSTWSDAYDSDVTSGPRRRTASVQEDRRFDDVSSYVANNKYSTLASGRARQEVYKSQPGRIENYVPGKSSVIDKEAKQWWDEVMDIFDGQNESSTLSQSQASPKEKKDLTSAILSKSNMARALKESGYESDSTLIFRRREDTEAPLSPAERRAAYKDLQAGGEPPLRGFRSPAPPRQETDSAPEPPRRASHGSYSDSESPSRRYVESDVNIHYRCPVRHDPLPLVPERELARQQAEHMKRLYREQKRNKYLQENDIRAADIEAFDASIKELQDMQNRRHQDNFMPSQKTVVPLNRYDEAEKIIARALYTFNGQTARELSFRKGDVINVRKQIDSNWYEGEVHGKIGLFPYNYVELLKGDGVQTLKKSAVVEGRARAKFDFIAQTNLELPLKKGEVVVLTRRIDHNWWEGRNGSKTGIFPDSYVTILQEPTQGKPEPYPTLNTGKPVASPAAHGLLNGTDKRSMGAHRYTPQPNSPALANAPPATQPLAGYITKSSQSLSASDRGYGPPTGAGVDLNNTEPLYVDTNAEAIPYRAMYKYRPQNPDELELNEGDTVYVLEKCDDGWYVGSSQRTGRFGTFPGNYVERI